The following coding sequences are from one Rhipicephalus microplus isolate Deutch F79 chromosome 3, USDA_Rmic, whole genome shotgun sequence window:
- the LOC142802915 gene encoding uncharacterized protein LOC142802915 — protein sequence MRLISLAYCVGKVMEHACLNRVTMILEKRDAFGAHIIGFRRRLSTQDDMLQIKEQVVNAPNTHARTLLGLDLKSAFDTVKHTAISDKISQLGLGSRIHRYVSSLVTGRKVMVEVDGAPARTVDMRCSEALEDQLWAILRARAVAEDLKKCSSNDMSLAS from the exons ATGAGGCTGATATCTCTGGCGTACTGCGTCGGGAAAGTCATGGAGCACGCCTGCCTCAACAGGGTGACGATGATCCTCGAGAAGCGCGATGCCTTCGGCGCTCACATCATCGGCTTCCGCAGAAGACTTTCGACGCAGGATGATATGCTGCAAATCAAGGAACAGGTCGTTAACGCaccaaacacgcacgcacgcaccctgCTCGGGTTAGACCTCAAAAGCGCCTTTGATACAGTAAAACATACTGCCATTTCGGACAAGATCAGCCAACTAGGTCTTGGTTCAAGGATCCACAGATACGTCAGCAGCCTCGTGACCGGACGCAAGGTGATGGTGGAGGTCGACGGTGCCCCAGCACGAACAGTTGACATGAGGTGCAG cgaggccctcgaagaccagCTGTGGGCCATCCTGCGGGCCAGGGCCGTTGCCGAGGACCTCAAAAAATGTTCCTCGAACGATATGTCGCTGGCATCCTAG